Genomic segment of Triticum aestivum cultivar Chinese Spring chromosome 6A, IWGSC CS RefSeq v2.1, whole genome shotgun sequence:
tcgggggcttagctgcagtccaagtactcgcctaagttatgaaaatcctaccgagtgataagccagacttccactcggaggcttagctgcagtccaagtactcgcctaagttaccgaaatcctaccgagtgaagagcaaacctctcactcgggggcttagctgcagcccagtgctcgcctaagttatcaaaaatcctaccgagtagtaagccagacttccactcggaggcttagctgcagtccaagtactcgcctaagttaccgaaatcctaccgagtgaagagcaaacctctcactcgggggcttagctgcagtccaagtactcgcctaagttatgaaaatcctaccgagtgataagccagacttccactcggaggcttagctgcagtccaagtactcgcctaggttaccgaaatcctaccgagtgaagggcaaaccgctcactcggaggcttagctgcagcccagtgctcgcctaaggtataaaaatcctacctagtgaagagcaaacctctcactcgggggcttagctgcagcccagtgctcgcctaagatataaaaaccctaccgagtgaagaataaacctctcactcgggggcttagctgcagcccagcgctcacctaagtggattaaggaataagtcgattgcagtaagcaccctgctttgaacctgcaaaagacatttcgagccaagagcaatcatattcaaacgacaaattcaagttcggatcgatacctaaaggaaccggaagtgctcaggcgctaagcccgttaaggtttatcggttacaattccactcggcataccgagacaaatttaaagcgtcgagcttagaagaagttttttacccctcctgtggagggctggaaggtgcaacaaactcatcaagatcaatcccatctgcgatccgagtggcggccgcaaggaaagtttccataaaggacctgaagtcgtgtttcttggtgttggccacccggagggccgccagcttgtcttctcgcgcatctttgcagtgaactcgggccagacacagagcaacatctgcaccgcaccgagccaaggattttttccactcctgcactcgaccagggatcgtgttcaagcgagccatcagcgactcgaggtcattctgaagagtcttcccgggccagagcgtcgagtcgatgcgagatgtggcgaccttcagccttgcaagatagtccacgatagctgcaacacgggactccagtcggaaaacattcatggcagcctcgtcgttcatcggagaattgatggggtcaaggtttggttccagccggctagtttcttctgcaaagttttgacaaaattctgcaaggacgatcaccgagtcaaggcaatggtcgaatggaaaaaccacggttggaaatgatcgccgagcatagagatttaccttcaagcataagaaacagcttcttggcaagaccattcaggaaggcctccagatcttttttcttcccaagagcagctttcagattggcattttcttgctcaagcttggcgactgaagctaacttctcgtcaacaagcttgaccttctcagctagttcaaggtccttcttccgttcggcctccctcaccttacctgcaagttacagcaagatcagattttgatacaaataaagggaaaaagcagtcgtcaaggtctcaccaaacataccttcggtctcctcctttgccttcgtcagattctcctgaaccagcttcaaattcagctcgagctgaatgtgcttgttttccagctcagagtagcgagccacaagatcacaggagttctgcgaagaaccaatcgactaaaatgtcaaatataattcacttccgagtgaaaaaggaaaaatcacgcgtttctaagactacagccgaatacgagcattcgaccgtagtctcggggactacacccagtgggtgcactcagcgtgcccccactaatcgaccagtcgaagacagagtcgaccagtcgaccggtttgtgaAACCCAGTCGccttagtcgaatgacggaaagactgaaattataaagcctaaggccgactgcccgcagtcgaccttagccttggggactacacccagtgggtgcactcagcatgccccccctaatcctatttgaagacagagtcgaccagtcgacctcaaaaaaaacaagatgtattctttaagactgtaaccgactgccagcagtcgaccacagtctcggggactacacccagtgggtgcactcagcgtgcccccaccggtttgcgaaatccattcgccgtagtcgaatggcggagagactgaaattataaagcctaaggccgactgccagcagtcgaccttagccttggggactacacccagcgggtgcactcagcgtgcccccgctaacacggagtttaaatcgacacacccagtgggtgactactataaattctggaaagaaaagttttttgatagcatatcctaacagaacaagtggtggtcgactgacctgaacattcctttgaagggcggaactggcgtcgtaagctgcctggctcgcatcccggatggtcttcaactgctccatcatgatccctacctggcatatcgcctccttcgcggcgccagcttggtcctctgggacgtggtgcgtcgtgaagagggagggctgcggagcactcgtcagcggatctgcgaaggacacagtgtgtcgagtggtgttctcctcctccgcgaccagagtctcaggcaccgtcacatcctggggcaccctgctggcagacgctttccttctcattctgtgctttggtggttcctcgtcttcatcatcatcagggagagtgataacaacattggatggagctacagaaaagaatcagaattagagatcatgagtcagtcgactagaaacggtgttaagagtataataccaggttttgaggttgttgcgtcctccatctcatgatcgtcagcccgggctgaggtctcagaagtagcagcactgcaacttcaaagagtcagtcgactaactccagcgccaaccagagataaagttcacacaaaacaagaagacgtaATCaatatgattaccctgatatggtggggatggacaccttcatcttcggcaggtgcttggtcggcttcgacggggccgccctgggctgcttcggcgccttttcagtcggcgccggagaggtggtccgggggcgcttggtcgactgagtaacagtcgcgaccccctcgccgcgttcagtcgcagggtcatggacaagtttcgaccgtctttccgagcgcggtggtgcgacctcctcctcctcctcctcttccccgtcctcatcgtcatcatcatcatcgtcatcgtcatcatcatcggcctcggcagcgtccgagtcccactcctcctcctggctctcgcccccgctcgcttctccctcctcagtcggagcctgcgctccgttgggcatcgagtacagttcagTGAGGGCCTGAGAGACAACAAGACAAAGATTAGTCGACCGATCAGCAGAGAAAGCAGAAATAAAATATGATGAGAATACAACGGGAAGTGGGGCAGACAtgccttgtttggatcactgtggcagtcgaatggaggaatccttctggccccgcgagggttgtccttgttcccagtaacagcggccatccacctttccagagtggcatcgtcgactgcttctggattgacccgagtcacatcctcagtcccgcagtacaaccacatgcagtagctccggaactgaagaggctggattcggcgcctaaggaaaacttccaggagatccatgcccgtcaatccctcccgaaccaactgaactacgcgctccatcaacatcttcacgtcagctttctccttcGGAATCAGCTTCagggaggagggcttgttcactcggtccatggtaaatggagggagcccactcgactgccccggtgtcgactcatcctggcagtagaaccaggtcgactgccagcctctgactgactcgggaaatgtcatggctgggaaggtgctcttgtttctcacctggatccccagacctccacacatttggaccactcaggttctttcgtcgcctggactcgccttcttcacagtttgagagcgacatgtgaatatgtgcttgaacaagccccagtgcggtcgacagcccagaaaactctcgcacatggacacaaacgcggcaagataggcgatagaattcggggtgaagtggtggagttgcgctccaaaaaagttcaagaaaccacggaagaaaacgctcggcggcaaagagaatccgcggtcgacatgggtagccagaagcacgcactcaccctcttccggctggggctgccactctttccccggaagcctcgcagctccatgggggatcaggccctcgttggccatgtcgaggagatccttctccgtgatggtcgactggatctcCCTGGACctagcctttcggcaggcgggatctggacgaagacccaccgcggctggtggatctccccttcgccttctccgtcgccgacgccttcttcgcacgctccagcgccgccgtcttctccttgaccatggcttccggcgggcgcgtgaggagaagtggtgcggaggcgagagcgagcgcgttgggcggagacgaaggaggcagagagagggaatgctggggcactgttcaaaaaaccctcgccaggcgcatttataagatcccttccgagtggatgacaggtggacccggcagatctaatcatatcctggaactgttacgcgggcgggatacgtggcgaagaaagcggcgcggggatcgaggcatctatgtcccgtcccatccgaacgccgcggtccgctccgcttcgcgcgtttccccaaatttcgcatcccgcggagtCCGCGAatggcagatcagtctgtcaggcgcgggatttcctgcgatccgtcgctcggaaatcgacgaagcccgaaagatcactcgacgaaagaaaagaatggatcgaatCGACTGAAGAcgagttgctcactatcaacgaagagattctctggttcagaacaacgcacgaccagtgtgcaaaggttaatcggaaacagcatcaactcctccgtcactcaaagcctcaatccattcgggggctaatgatggagtcatgtacctagggtagggtcacagacctgatctaagtaccctacccaaggacacccttagaagaggtcaccttccagtcgaccaacgagggattcactcgactgacttgaaggactcgaccacgaagactcactcgactaccaggaggtcaaaaggcactctgcactgcaacggcctgtagttaagtagactttatgatagttaagacactttatgtgggacgttaccagtaacgccccggactaaatacaccttaaaccctccattacgtgggctggctggggtcctggcgcactctatataagccacccccctccacaggcagaagggttcggcatcctgtaattcgtatacacataatccactcgaccgcctccgggctccgagacgtagggcttttacttcctccgagaagggcctgaactcgtacatctcttgtgtttacaacctctccatagctaggaccttgcctctccatacctaccccccactctactgtcagacttagaaccacgacactaggCGACACCTATTGATGGCTTTAGTTATCCAAAACAGGGGAAAGCAGAGTAAAGAACTAGTAATATGGCAGTTGAGTACTAGCATACAATTGTCCGGTTCCTAGCTAAAAGTAGCTCTTGTGCATACAATCGTCGCCGTCATCGTCGGAGTTTGCTTCTTTGTCCGTCGCTTAAAACTGCAACTTAACAGTGTGAACCCATACCATATATGAGATATTTATGTGCCTGCCTTGATTTCCTGTGTTTGAATCAGAGTATCAGACAGCTGCTGCATGCTATTTATTTTGTGTAATGCTCCATTGTTGTTTCATTGTTGCCATTTATAAGTTTCTTTCTGCATACACGTACGTAGGTGGTGGTGTGCTCGCACATCACATCAATTGGACTGGCGCCCATCAGGATTTGTTGGCAAACTTAGAAAGCAGCTCTCGCGTACCTTCTTGGCTTGTGACTTTGATGGTTCCAAAAAAGAGGTCAAGGACTCTGTTAGCACAAAGTTCAGAGTTCAGACAGTGATGCCAAGGGGGTCGATGATGCGAAAGCCGAGCTCAAGGACATTGTACTGTGCCTGCGGGACCCAAAGCATTTTGGCGATTGTGCATACACCACGCAGTCGACGATGCTGGGGAGCACCAGATGGAGCGCCTCGGCACCCACTGGCGGCGCTGTAGCTTGATTACAGGCAAACACTGCATACTTGTTTCACTCCAATATCTCATACAAGATGTATGTATGTACATTGCTAATTAATAATCCACCGATGCAGGAATTGTTTTCACTTTTCAGACAAGTAATAATCAAGTCTAGCTACTAGCTAGAGGACTACATGCTTCAATCTAAAGCTATGCCTTATGGTGGAGGAAGGAAGACGCCTCTTATGATGGATGGACATGGACTAGATATATATACCAGCGAGCGAAATGCCTAGATCATCCGAAAGCCATGCATCTAGTCATGCGATTGGTTCATGATATCCATTGCTTCGCTTTCTCCTCACATGAAGAACTTGTGACATTCCTTCCTCCTCCATGTATTCCTTCTCTATCTCAGGGCATGAGTCCGTGTAGATGAATCTAAGCAACACCCTGAACACATTTGCTCCCATGTCTTTGATGTGCATTACACCGGATGTATTATTGCCCTCCTTCATCATGGGACCAAAGAATTGTGACATGAATACTTTGGACCGGGCTGCAAGCACACAACGATGTGCAGTGAATGTCTCGCCACTAAATCATTAACAGATGGACAGCAACTCTTTGGTGCGCGAGTAGCACTGAATCATGAACAGATGGTGGCCACTGTCCGTGCCGGGGTCGACGGCCGACGTGTTGCAACTCCTAGTTAGTAGTCCATCTGTGTGATAGGCCTGGCCGGTCCGTCCAATTAAATTGCGATCGAGGAGTGTGCAGGAAAATAGACAGTCTTATTTCGGCATCTTTACAATTTACAATTGAGCTGCAATCAACTCAGTTGGTGCTGGCATCTTTACAATTGAGCTGCAAATTGTGATTTGCCCTCATCAATATATATGGTAATAGTACCGTGCAATGCCCTCATCAATAAAATAAAAATTTGTGATTTCACAACAATCGATCTTCGAAAGACGGTTGGGTTGGTGATATCCGTAATCAGAGCAAGATTTGAAATTTAAATGCCACACCGACTACACTAGTAGCATAAACAAACAAACACAAGACAGCTTCCACAATTTCTTGGTCTATTTCTACCACGTAAAGAAAAGACTAGATCCACTAGAAAAGAAAAAGTATCTGTATCTAAGATTTTTCAGTCTGAATGGTCAGGTCATGTATCCCTAGATCGTCATACAGTCCATGCACGTATTCGAGCACCGATTCATCATCACTGCTATTCTTCACCTGCACACACACACCCAATGCCCCACTTCAGTCATTCGATCACTATCAGGTATCAACAAGTCAAGTTTGCTGAAATTTATCTTGACTTACCCGGATGGAGAGGCAACCAACAGCATGACCAGGCACAAGCTCCCAAAACCGAGCCTGGGATACCTCAGAGACATCCTCACAGGCAGTAATCTGGAGAATGATACCTCAGCCGTGTGAAAGGTGGCGTTGCTAAACAAATAGCTATTCAAAAAAGGTAAGATGCTCACCTGTCTGCCGCACTTGATGAAGGCTGAAGGTGGCACGTTGCCAGGCGCAATCTGCAGCAGGACATTGCCTGTGGCTTTGAACAGAGGCATAACAAGCATGAACACCGCCACCGAAACTATTCCCAGGCACAACACCTCTGCGTTCTCAATCCTAACAACAGAAGCacaaaacataaaacatgtatattTAGAGATAAAAAAAAAGGCAGCTTCATGGTAGTACAATATAAGAGCAAAGGATTTACCCCAATGAAAGAAACCAAGAAGCTAGTATCAAGCCTGCACTGGGAGAGAGTAAGAGATGCCCAGTGTCAATTAAAAATACATGGGTAGCAAGACAAAGGCGCAAAAATATatccaaaggaaagaaaagatgcATCACGGCAGTTGTGTATGTTTGTACCTCCGCACTGAATCTGCCAGAACATGCAAACAGATGGAGTGATGGTTCATATCCTCTGCTTTCCTGTAAACTAACATTAACAGACAACGATACGTCCATTGATCAGTCTATTTTCAAATTATGATGCTTAGTAAGGGCAAGATGTATATCCTGACATTTCTGCCAGAGACAGACAGGATACCAATCACTTGCAGGCATACCTATGTTGACACGAGCATAGCTCCGAAAGAACCAGACACCAAGTAAATTGACCAAAAGGTTTGTGACTGCAGAAACAATGAGGTAATGCCTGAAACATTTTTATAAGAGGAAGAACAAATTATTAGGACAGCAAAGAGTTTAGATTGATAGGCCATGGCTGATGAAAAAAGGCAGTAGATGCATGGAAATAAAAGTTGACCAAACAATTCTCGGTTTCTCAGGAAAATAATGTAAGAGGCCACAGAAGTTGGACAGCAGATAATCAACTGCGGTGTATCACTGGGTAGAAATTGTAGATGCAATTTATCTTTCATTTTAAGCACTTTCCTCTGAGAACACAATTTAGTTACCCACAATGATGGACTGAACCAACACATACTTATCATACTAGTACGATGCAACATAATGCATTACAGTGACTGGAATTTTCACATACGATCTCCTTTGTTTCCTCCTAAGGTAAACACATTCGACAACCAACATAGAAAAAAGATATTCGGACAGCGTCATCTGTCAGCATATATAACTGGTGCTTACTTGTGCTCAGATTCATCCTGCATAAACGAATGCAGCGCTTCGACAGCCAAGGAGAAAGACAGGAACAGCAGGAACAGCTGTCTACATAAACAACCATATGGACGCGGTCAAAACGTTAGCACAAAAAAGGTTAGAAAGGCCAGAAAGTGTGCCACTTAGTGCAAAGAAATTAAACAAACAATCCAAAGGGTCACCCAGTATGTAATGTAAAGGCATCAACAGACTGTTCCAGTTTTGTGCTACAAGAAATTCCAGCTGTTGTTGCTGGCTTACTTGCTACATACAAAATCATAAGAAGAAAAGATAAAAACAAGGGTTGGGTTTGTGCTGCCTTGCAATGAAGCATATGTTTTTATCATAGCATGGTGTTTGCACATCGACATCGGTGTCGCAGCGAAAACAGGGGAGGTTAATTTAAGATGACCAGGACATTGGCAATACATGTAAATTGGAGTTGGCAGCACTGCTACTTGGTTTTTGCTACTACATGATTTGTCTCCCTAAATAAGCTCTATGCAAACAAGGATGTCAAAGAGGTTTAGAGTTGCGACGCTTACGGCATTGGTGAAGGCGGCGAGGACCTCCAATCTCTTGTACCTGCACATGATAGGATAGCAAAGTCAGGGGCACCAATGAATCCAACTCAACTGAACTGAAACTGAAATTCAGtgcatctatctatctatccattAGGCAAAGGAGCTTGCTTGATATTATACCCGTAGGTGTATGTGGAGTCGGGCTTGGTGCGGGAGGCGGCCATGgcgaagagggagaaggagagcagGCCGCAGCCGAAGGTGAGGTGGAAGGCGTCCGAGACGAGGCCCACGCGCCCCGTGAGGAGGCCCACGGCCAGCTCCACGGCGGAGTAGGCGGCGTTGAGGCCGAGGAGCAGCGCGAGGCGGCGCATCGGGCGGGTGGCGAGCCACCGGTACCGGACGTCGGGTGCCTTGGGCGGCTGCGCGATGGGCGCGGGCATGGAGATGGAGGAGTCGGAGCGGGCGAGGCCGGGGCC
This window contains:
- the LOC123129237 gene encoding metal tolerance protein C2, which produces MADPRAWNPNYGVVGSGDRRLAYSRQPSFSSSSPRPPGPGLARSDSSISMPAPIAQPPKAPDVRYRWLATRPMRRLALLLGLNAAYSAVELAVGLLTGRVGLVSDAFHLTFGCGLLSFSLFAMAASRTKPDSTYTYGYKRLEVLAAFTNALFLLFLSFSLAVEALHSFMQDESEHKHYLIVSAVTNLLVNLLGVWFFRSYARVNIVYRKAEDMNHHSICLHVLADSVRSAGLILASWFLSLGIENAEVLCLGIVSVAVFMLVMPLFKATGNVLLQIAPGNVPPSAFIKCGRQITACEDVSEVSQARFWELVPGHAVGCLSIRVKNSSDDESVLEYVHGLYDDLGIHDLTIQTEKS